The Juglans microcarpa x Juglans regia isolate MS1-56 chromosome 8D, Jm3101_v1.0, whole genome shotgun sequence genomic sequence GTTTATCCTCTGTACAGGACTCTATTTATAGAACAAAATATGCCAAGATCACTCTTACATTTGTACGAGTACATGGTGTGCCAATGGCCTAGTGCTAGCTGTAAAGTTTGTTACAACGGAAAGAAAAGTTCCTTGATACAAAGACAAAAATGTGCATACAGAATAGTCTCAAATTACAACCAATCGCTTTCCAGAAGATTCTTTAGGCAGAGATGGTTTTGGATGGTCATGTGCAGCTGACTTGGATTTGCTTGATATTTCATCTGAGCTGGGAGATGACATGGCTTGATTGCTAACACCTTCCCGCGAGTCCAACAGGGGAACCATGGTGAGGCTCGACCGAAGTGTAAAGAACCGAGAAGAGAGCAGCGGTTTGGTAAGGATATCTGCCACTTGATCACGAGAAGAAATAAAAGCTACATTTAATGTCTTGGATGCAACTCTGTCACGTACAAAGTGAAAATCAATTTCCATATGTTTTGTACATGAGTGGAGAACCGGATTGGCTGAAAGATATGTAGCTCCCAAATTATCGCACCATAAGGTGGGAGGTTTGGGGAGAAAAATACCAAGTTCTCGAAGGAGAGACTGAAGCCATAATAATTCTACAGTGGTATTTGCGAGTGCCTTGTACTCAGCTTCGGTACTAGAGCGAGCAACTGTATGTTGCTTTTTGGAGCCCCATGAGATGATATTTGAGCCAAGAAAAATGCAATAGCCCCCTGTAGATCGTCTGTCATCTGGGCACCCTGCCCAATCGGCGTCTGAAAAGGCTTGAAGAATGTAAGAAGAAGCTGGCCGAATGTAAAGGCCATAATGGGCTGTATGTTTGAGGTACCTCAGTATCCTCTTCACGGCTTGCCAGTGGGGAAGTGTAGGAGTATGCATAAATTGGCAAGTTTTGTTTACAGCAAAGGCCACATCTGGTCGTGTGAGAGATAGGTACTGTAGGCTGCCAACAGTGCTACGGTAAAGAGTAGGATCACTGAAGGCAGGTCCATCAGTAAAGGAAAGATGAGTATTTGCGGCCATGGGAGTTTTGATAGGCTTGGCTAATTCCATTTTCGTTCTTTTGAGGAGGTCACATATATATTTGGTCTGAGATAAAAGAAGACCATTTGagaatttttgaatttcaagaCCAAGGAAGAAATGAAGTGAACCTAAATCTTTTACTGGAGACGACAAGCTCAGAGAGTTAAGAACTAATGAAATAACTTTCGGACATGATCCAGTAATTATAATGTCATCAACgtagaccaaaaaaaaaatagtgacaGATGAGTGTTTGTACAAGAAGAGGGAAGGATCAGCAAGGGACTATGTAAACCCAAGTTCAAGGAGCCGTGTACTCAGTTTTGAGAACCAGGCTCTTGGTGCTTGCTTAAGTCCATAAATGACTTTATTCAAGCGACAAACATGAGTAGGGTAGTCAGGATTAATGAACCCAACGGGTTGAGTCATATAAACTTGTTCTTGGAGGTCCCCATGCAGAAAGACATTGTTAATGTCTAACTGTCTGAGGGGCCATTGTTCCATAACAGCAATGGTGAGAATGGTCCGAATGGTAGTTGGTTTAACTACGGGACTAAAAGTTTTAGAGAAATCAATACCTTCCTGTTGATGAAATCCCTTGGCTACCAGGCGTGCTTTGTAGCGCTCAATTGTGTCATCTGAGTTCCTCTTGGTGCGAAAAACCCACTTGCAACCTACTAGATTATTTATGCCAGTAGACGGTACCAAGGTCCAAGTGTTGGTTTGCATTAGTGCTTGAAATTCATCTGTCATGGCTGTGCGCCATTGAAGATGCTTGGCGGCTTCTGTGAAATTTCTTGGGTCATCAGGAACTGAAGTGGAGGTGGTGGTAAGATAGCTTCGTGGTGGTGGCCAAAGCACTGTGCCGTCGGTAAATTTTTTTGGACGAAGAGAGTTGGTTTTGGAGCGAGTTAGAATAGGGAGAGATGAAGTAGATGACAATGGACTCGATGAAGGAGGTTGCTGCTGTGACAAGGACTGTGAGGAACTTTCTGGAGGCTGGGAAGTATGCGATGGGCTGGAAGAGTTAATGAGGCTAGTGATTGGCGAGGAATTTGTTTGTGTTATAGGTGGGGCAGGAGAAGAACGTGGGCCTGGGGAATTGATGGTCCTAGAGAGTGAACTGGGTAATGAAAAGGACGAAGAAGTAACAGTTGTTGGACAAGGAAGAGGACCCAAAATTGATGGAAGAGACACATAACTGGGCTGAGAAGAATTATGAGTGAGTGTGGCAAAAGGAAAGTActgttcataaaaaataacatcatgAGAAAAATAAACGCGATTTGAGGGAACATGAAGACATTTGTAACCTTTATGTGAATCACTGTATCCTAAAAATAGGCATTGAGTGGAGCGGAGATCAAGTTTATGACGATTGTAGGGCCTCAAGTGAGGCCAACAAGATGTGCCGAAAACTTTGAGGAAGGTGTAATCCAGTGATTTTGAGAAGAGTTTTTCGAAAGGAGATTGATTTTTGAGGAGAGGCGTTGGGAGACGATTTATTAAATAGACTGCAGTATGAAAGGAGTCAGCCCAAAATTTTTGAGGTGGTGAGGCATGAGCCATGAGAGCTAAGCCAGTTTCTACAATATGCCGATGTTTTCTTTCCACGGccccattttgttgatgggtgTGAGGGCATGAAATGCAGTGTGAAATTCCCTGATTTTTAAGAAGTGTATGAAGTTTATGGTACTCACCACCCCAATCGCTTTGAAGtgatattattttggaattaaaCTGTAACTCAACTTGTTTTTGGAATTGAATAAACACAGAAATAACATCAGACTTTTGTATTAATGGAAACCACCAAGTAAACCTagtaaaatcatctaaaaaggCAACATAATAACAGAAACCATCACGGGAAAGAACTGGAGTCGGGCCCCATACATCAGAGTAAATAAGCTGGAGAGGTTTGGTGGAGTGCTGATGAGAAGAGCTAAAAGGCAATTGAGAACATTTTGCTTGACAGCAGGCGGAACAAATTGAAGTAGTATCGCGGATGGAGACTGGAAGAGAATTTTGAGAGATGACACGTTGAACAATTTGAAGAGATGGATGCCCGAGTCTTGAGTGCCACTGAGAGGAGGTAGTGCGCTCACCAACTAGAGCTTGAGGAGAAGTGGATGGTGGTGGGGGAAATGTGTAGAGACCATCACGTACGGGGCCACGAAGAAGGGGTTTTCCCGTCTTGGAATCCTTCACAATGAAACAAGAACtgtgaaattcaaagaaaactaaATTGTCATGGCAAAATTGTCTAACAGAGACTAAGTTCTTAGTTATATTAGGAACATGAAGAAGATGTTTGAGAGAAAACGAACGGGACGAAGTATTGAACACAGAATCACCAATGTTTGCAATCGGTAGTGCACTGCCGTCGCCAATACGAATGTGATCTGTACCAGTGTAGTGTACTGAGTTGAGATTGAGGTGGGTGAGGTCAGAGGTGAGGTGGTTGGTAGCAGCAGTATCGGGGTACCAAGATTGGTCTGAAGATGATATGGTGTAGTTGGCAGAAAAGGATCGAGGAGGGTCACTTTGGATTGCATGATCAAACCGATAGTAGCATTTTATAGCACTATGGCCAACTTTTCCACATAACTAACAGGTGGGTTTCGAGTGAGGAAGTGGTGAAAGGTGAGGTGAAGGATTCGGAGTAAAATTTGTGGGGGAAAAGGGAGTGGTGCGACCCCTACCAAGTCCACGATAATTACCGCGATTGTTTCCATGATAGTTACCACGGCCACGCGTAGAGGATGTGAAATTAGCAGAGAGATCTGTGGAGTGGGGTAGATGGGAAGAGTGGGATAGACAATTTTCATGTGTCAGGAGAAGGCTATATAGTTCCTCTGGAGAAAAAGGTTCAAGACGAGTAGTGACTGAGGTGACAAGCGCATCATAGTCACTGCTCAGTCCCGCAAGTAAGTAGGAGACGAATTCAGGAGGGGAGAGAGGGGTTCCAGCAGCACCCATAGTATCGGAGAGATGCTTGACTTTCCGAAAGTAATCAGAAATGGAGGAAGAGCCTTTGGACACGGTAGCAAGTTGGTAACGCAATTGGATGACACGGGAATGAGATTGAGAAGCAAAAAGTCTATCTAAAGCTGCCCAAACGTCCTTAGCTGTGGAATATCCAACGACCTGAGCAATTAGATTATCAGATAGAGAAGAGATAAGGGCACTGAGAATGATTTGGTCTGATTGGTTCCATGTGAGAAACACAGGGTTGGGTGTGGTTGTACCGGAGAGAAAAGGAGGTGGTGGGAAAGTAGACCCATCGACAAAATGATATAAACACTGGCCTTTCAGATATAGAATCATCTGAGCTCgccagagaagaaaattttcatttgtaaGTTTGACAGAAACTAAATGATTCAGATGGGGAAGAAGGGGTGGAGTTCGGAGTTGAAGTGTTTTTTGAAGGAGGATCGTCGGCCATTGTAGACGTTAGTCTATAAAAGCTCGTGATACCATGTGAAAAGATAAAGGATAACGAAAACAttgtttcaaatatttctcttcattgaTGCTTATCCTTTGTACAAAACTctatttatagaataaaatatgcCAAGATCACTCTGACATTTGTACGAGTACATGGTGTGCCAATGGCCTAGTGCTAGCTGTAAAGTTTGTTACAACAGAAAGAAAAGTTCCTCGATACAAAGACAAAAATGTGCATTCAGAATAGTCTCAAATTACAACCAATCGCTTTCCAGAAGATTCTTTAGGTAGAGATAATTTTGGATGGTCATGTGCAGCTGACTTGGATTTGCTTGATATTTCATCTGAGCTGAAAGATGACATGGGTTTATTGCTAACATTTTGAAAGCTTTAGGAGtcaattgttttattattagatataaattcatcgattttattaattccaaaaaaatatttttatataatttaagattttaaaattacagaTTTAAAAGACTGATTtgtaataaaattgtttttaattcCTTAGACTTGGAGTAatagtttcatttattttgaagaCTATTTACTCTGtaaccattaaaaataaaattgatcagAGTTAAATTATTGATATAGAGATTTTcaagaagaatatttttatgagGATTAAAAGTATTGACCTAACTTGGATAATGATTGTTATTAGTTTGAGGTAACTCGGAAACCGAACAGAGCAGCTAAACACGTCGCATTAACCAATGAACAGAGCAGCCCCTTCTGAAGGTATTTGGCTGTTGGCACCGCAATATCATAGTATATAGCACATTCTTCATTGGTAAGAACAGAACAGCTTTCTTGACACAAACCGAAGGCGCAACGATAACAGACAAAATCCACTTGCAAGCAATGAAAAGAACACACGAAGGACAAAATACTCCATTATTCCCATAATCCAACTTAATGGGCAAACCCCATCGAGTCACCCAAGACCCATCACCAACCACTGCGCTTATGCAATCTTAACCTCAATTTTCTTGGGCTTCTTGGGCTCTGGAGGCGGAAGCTTCTCCACTGTCACAGTCAACACGCCATCCAGGCAAACCGCAGAGATAGCATCTGCGTTGGCATTCTCAGGCAGCACAAATTTCCTCATGAACTTGCCCACCCTCCTCTCCATCCGCACATACTTGGCTCCCTCTTTCTCCTCCTCCCGTTTCCTCTCACCGCTTATCACGAGCACATTGTCGTCCTCTACCTGGACCTTGATATCCCCGGACT encodes the following:
- the LOC121242522 gene encoding 17.1 kDa class II heat shock protein-like, giving the protein MDFRIMGVDSPLFSTLQQMMDLADDTGKSSFNAPTRTYMRDAKAMAATPADVKEYPSSYVFIIDMPGLKSGDIKVQVEDDNVLVISGERKREEEKEGAKYVRMERRVGKFMRKFVLPENANADAISAVCLDGVLTVTVEKLPPPEPKKPKKIEVKIA